From the Homo sapiens chromosome 1, GRCh38.p14 Primary Assembly genome, one window contains:
- the HJV gene encoding hemojuvelin isoform c (isoform c is encoded by transcript variant e) codes for MQECIDQKVYQAEVDNLPVAFEDGSINGGDRPGGSSLSIQTANPGNHVEIQAAYIGTTIIIRQTAGQLSFSIKVAEDVAMAFSAEQDLQLCVGGCPPSQRLSRSERNRRGAITIDTARRLCKEGLPVEDAYFHSCVFDVLISGDPNFTVAAQAALEDARAFLPDLEKLHLFPSDAGVPLSSATLLAPLLSGLFVLWLCIQ; via the coding sequence ATGCAGGAATGCATTGATCAGAAGGTGTATCAGGCTGAGGTGGATAATCTTCCTGTAGCCTTTGAAGATGGTTCTATCAATGGAGGTGACCGACCTGGGGGATCCAGTTTGTCGATTCAAACTGCTAACCCTGGGAACCATGTGGAGATCCAAGCTGCCTACATTGGCACAACTATAATCATTCGGCAGACAGCTGGGCAGCTCTCCTTCTCCATCAAGGTAGCAGAGGATGTGGCCATGGCCTTCTCAGCTGAACAGGACCTGCAGCTCTGTGTTGGGGGGTGCCCTCCAAGTCAGCGACTCTCTCGATCAGAGCGCAATCGTCGGGGAGCTATAACCATTGATACTGCCAGACGGCTGTGCAAGGAAGGGCTTCCAGTGGAAGATGCTTACTTCCATTCCTGTGTCTTTGATGTTTTAATTTCTGGTGATCCCAACTTTACCGTGGCAGCTCAGGCAGCACTGGAGGATGCCCGAGCCTTCCTGCCAGACTTAGAGAAGCTGCATCTCTTCCCCTCAGATGCTGGGGTTCCTCTTTCCTCAGCAACCCTCTTAGCTCCACTCCTTTCTGGGCTCTTTGTTCTGTGGCTTTGCATTCAGTAA